The sequence GTCGGCGCGGCGCTCGTGACGAACGACGGCAAGGTCTTCCACGGCTGCAACGTCGAGAACGCGTCGTACGGGCTGTGCAATTGCGCGGAGCGCACCGCCTTGTTTTCTGCGCTCGCGGCGGGCTACCGGCCGGGCGAGTTCGCGGCGATCGCGGTCGTCGGCGAGACGCACGGGCCGATCGCGCCGTGCGGCGCGTGCCGGCAGGTCATGATCGAGCTCGGCAAGCCGACGCTCGAAGTCGTGTTGACGAACATGCAGGGCGACGTGCGCGTGACGAGCGCGGGTGACCTGCTGCCGGACGCGTTCTATCTGGCGTGACGCGGCGCGGCGCCGTCGGGGCGCGCGCGGTGCGCTCCGACGCGTATTCCGCCCGCTTCGGCTGCTTCGGCTGCTTCGCCCGCTGCGGCTGCTTCGCCCACTTCGCCCACTTCGCCCACTTCGCCCACTTCGCGATTCTTCTGCATTCCGACGCATTTTTCGCCGCGATCCTCGCCGTGCCGTCCGCCGTGCCGCTCGTCGTTCCCGCCGTCGC is a genomic window of Burkholderia mallei ATCC 23344 containing:
- a CDS encoding cytidine deaminase, which encodes MTHHALIEAAKAAREKAYAPYSNFKVGAALVTNDGKVFHGCNVENASYGLCNCAERTALFSALAAGYRPGEFAAIAVVGETHGPIAPCGACRQVMIELGKPTLEVVLTNMQGDVRVTSAGDLLPDAFYLA